In a genomic window of Shouchella clausii:
- the purM gene encoding phosphoribosylformylglycinamidine cyclo-ligase, translated as MSNAYKQAGVDIEAGYEAVNRMKRHVERTARKGVLGGLGGFGGNFDLSSLGLKEPVLVSGTDGVGTKLMIAFMANKHDTIGQDAVAMCVNDIVVQGAEPLYFLDYLACGKAVPEKIEAIVKGVADGCEIAGCALIGGETAEMPGMYGEDEYDLAGFSVGAVEKKDLLTGEHIQAGDVLIGLPSSGLHSNGFSLVRKVLLQDAGLTLQTECATLGKTLGEELLTPTKIYVKPLLACLKQGLLAGAAHITGGGFYENIPRMLPKGVGIHIDYGSWPIPPIFSLIQEQGGLSEQDLFHTFNMGIGMVLAVPEDKHQQALATLEANGEDAYIIGRVTPTEGTVIGGIGA; from the coding sequence GTGTCAAACGCATATAAACAAGCAGGGGTCGATATTGAAGCTGGTTACGAAGCAGTAAACCGAATGAAACGGCATGTGGAACGAACAGCAAGAAAAGGCGTACTTGGCGGTCTAGGTGGATTTGGCGGCAATTTTGACCTTTCATCGTTAGGGTTAAAGGAGCCTGTCCTTGTATCAGGGACAGACGGCGTTGGCACGAAGCTAATGATTGCGTTTATGGCAAACAAGCATGACACAATCGGCCAAGATGCAGTCGCCATGTGTGTCAACGACATTGTCGTACAGGGAGCTGAACCGCTCTATTTTTTGGATTATCTAGCTTGTGGAAAAGCAGTGCCAGAAAAAATTGAAGCGATTGTCAAGGGTGTCGCCGATGGTTGTGAAATTGCAGGCTGTGCCCTTATTGGCGGGGAGACGGCGGAGATGCCTGGCATGTACGGGGAAGATGAGTATGATTTGGCCGGTTTTTCAGTCGGGGCAGTTGAGAAAAAAGACTTGCTGACAGGCGAACATATTCAAGCAGGCGATGTCCTGATTGGGCTCCCATCAAGCGGCCTTCATAGCAATGGCTTTTCCCTTGTCCGCAAAGTATTGTTGCAAGATGCAGGCCTGACGTTGCAAACGGAATGTGCCACACTTGGCAAGACGCTTGGAGAAGAGCTTTTGACGCCGACAAAAATTTACGTAAAACCGTTGCTTGCCTGCCTCAAACAAGGGTTGCTTGCTGGTGCAGCCCATATTACAGGAGGCGGCTTTTACGAAAACATTCCCCGCATGCTGCCAAAAGGCGTAGGCATTCATATTGACTACGGTTCATGGCCGATACCGCCGATTTTTTCATTGATCCAAGAGCAAGGCGGCCTATCTGAACAGGATTTGTTTCATACGTTTAACATGGGCATTGGCATGGTGCTCGCTGTACCTGAGGACAAACACCAACAAGCGCTCGCCACTCTTGAAGCTAATGGGGAAGACGCCTATATTATTGGGCGCGTAACGCCAACAGAAGGAACGGTGATTGGGGGCATTGGTGCATGA